In the Bacteroidales bacterium genome, GAACGAACAAACGATGGTTTCGACCATCCATTGATTGTTCCATGACCTCGATACAGCAATAACGAGGTTCCTTGATTGATTGCCGTACGAATCTGATAATAATTCCCGTTCCAGGGAAAGAAGGGCTTTCGAAGATGAGAAGGTACGGGTTCGCCGGCACTGAAATAATCGTTGTTCCAATAACGAGGATCATCCGTAGCATCAGCATAATAAATGCGATTGATCCCTTTACCTAAAAATTCAAGATATGAAGCTATTTCTTCGATGGTTTGAGAAAAACGTCTGTCTTCATAGGTGTCGTTGTTGTCGTCCTGAAAGTGAGATACAAGTGTGATTTTTTGATAGTAAGATGACTGCAAAGGTGGATTCTGCTCATAACGCATCACCTTACGTATCATACTCCTGGCTTCAGCTACAGTGCTTGCAGGCATTCTGCCAATAAAAACTTCAGGAAAATAGTCATCTCCTTCTAACAAAGTATAGGGAAAATCAGAATAATAATAACCTTGATTATCTTGCACATACACAGCTGGGATTACTTCAACATCACCTAAAAGTAAAACACAGGATAAAGAAAAATCCTTTTTAAAATAATAAGCAAGAATACTATCTTTAACCGAACCAGCAGTCCATCCCGGACATGAAACAACCCTTACATCATATCCCAAAAGAGTTTTCCACATTGCAAAGCTATCGGCCAAAAATTTAAATGTTGGTCGAGTCAGAATAAGATAACCTTCTATCTGCGTATGAGAACTTTTATTGATCATAAACGGATTTAGTACAATATTTCTAAGAAGGACAGAAGGCAATTCTTGCTTTAATTTAATTGATCTATTGGCAATGCGAAACACTATTTTTTGATGGAAAATCCATTTTTGATTAACAAAATCATATTGGAAAGGATAAATTCCAAGCTGAACGAGATTTTGCCCAAAAGCTCTCGTGCGGCGTTCGATTTTTACGATATCAGACGGATAAAGTGAATCAGAACTTTTGAAAGTATCTTTAATAGATACTATACTTGCAACTTCATAATCAGTCAAGTATTTTTTTTCTGCAGGTAAAAAACCACCATAGAAGAAGGTATCAGTAACGGATATGAGCCTTATTTGTGGAAAGGCTTCGTCCCAAATTAACCAAGGATGAAATGAAGAAAGAGAGGGCCTGCCTGAGTCAAGGATGGTAGAAAAATGAGGAAAACGTGGAACTATGCATAATTTTCCGTTGCGATAAATGCTATCGAGCACCCATGACTTAAATTCAAGCTGAATGTCTACTGAATCATTTTTCTGAATAAAGTATGTAACCTTTATAGCTTGAGAGAAAAACATATGAGCTAAAGAAACGAGGCATAAAAAAAGAAAGGTTCTTCTCATCTCATCTATACAAATGAATTACTCCTCTTAAAGTTCTTTTTCGTAAGCCATCTAATGTTTTTTCATATACATCACAAACATAAAAATAGACCCCTTCAGGACTTAGTTGATGAGTGTACATGTTTTTTCCATCCCACAGTATCATAGGGTTTTGAGTTTTAAAGACTTCCTTACCCCAACGATTAAAAATGTGGAGGTCAATACGTTCAACAAAATCAAACGGGAATGGACAAAACAGATCATTCCATCCATCACCATTGGGCGTAAAAATATTAGGTAAACTATAGAGATCACACAGATCGATGTCGACACATATTTCGGGAGAAAATGTACTTTCGTTTCCTGAAGAATCAATAGAAGTTAGTTGATAACAACCGGCTACTGTATTTTGGAGTTGATGATAATAATTCGATACATTAAAAGTATCTACTGGTTGCCATTCATCTAATAAGAGAGTCGGCTTGTAATAAAGAACAAAACCATACCAATCTTCTTCGTTACAATTAGGATTGCGGTAAGCTGTAATTTGATTTTGTATCTCAGAACAAAGCGTTTTTACTTCAAGTGTTGGGGGACAAGGAGGTTCAAGATCTTTAGGCATGAGACAAACTTCTTGAGAGAAATTCCGCAGAGGAACTGGTAATCCACTCATGGTATATCTCCCAACTGTTTCAACAACATAACAATATGTTTTATTGTTAAGTAGACCCGTATCTAGAAAAAAATTAGTCAAACTCTGGCCAATGGAGTCAAATTGCTGAGTTTGATTATTTTTTCGATAAATTACCGTATAATCGATCAACCAAGGAACTTGAGTTTCCCAACTCAAGAAGATAGCTTTGTTCAAAGAAGTTGGCTTAAGAAAAACTGACCAAGCAGGATAAGAAATTCCAACGTCAACAAAATTGCTTGTTCCGTTTCCTGACTGAAAATGAATTTTATATCGATACTTTTTATCCGTTGTATTTAAATTACTGTCTATAAAAGCACCCGCATTTAAACCTTCTATAGAAGATATGGGAATCTCATTTCCATCCTGCACCATTCTATATAATACATAACGATAAGGTGGCTGAAAGGCTGTTGAATCCCATTTGAGAGGTGGTATCCATTTAATTTGAATTTTTCCATCAAGTACACTAGTTCTAGTAACACTCACATGTGTGATTAATGGCACATCTGGCTCAATTTGAGCACAAGCCTCTAAAGAAGCTTTGCTTAAAGCACCATCAGCAAACCAATATATTATCCTATAACAATATTCGTTACCAGCAGGTAATTCCATGCCTCCATTATTGTCTAAATAACTTGTCTGAGAGATATCATAAATAGTGTCTATGCAAACATAACCTAGATAGGAAGGAAGTCCAGTCTCACATTGAGCTGGATTAAATGAACTTGGTCCGATTTTTCTATAAACATAATATCCTATCGCATTCGAACATGATGCAGGATCCCACGACACCAGCACATTGTGCCCTTGCGCCTGAGCTGTTACATTCTGCACAGGTGGTGCAATAACCTCCAAAAATCGAGTTTCTTCAATTGTTTTATATGGACTAACACGTAAAAGCCTAACATTGTCAATACCCCAATGATCATAATCTTTGTCCGTACACTCAAACTGA is a window encoding:
- a CDS encoding gliding motility-associated C-terminal domain-containing protein, yielding MRHFLVAFVSLFSLLSEAMNIWSIELIWEKSNALTYRVDVIIYTLDHTPVDQKIPIQWGDNTQGFVQYMFHQDLPGRLTKVVYRGTHTYAGSGLYTVSVLYENYPTSVSNITLSHQEPLYIEAKIFVTTMLTYINSPTFLLPPNESACINQTSTLDLKAIPGNDHDELKYFLQPCRSSSNQIASGYVFPSSSNGFQIDQNTGKVTFVPTMNGFWAYSVRVEKYWQGVLVGTIARTSLVQVVSCQPNQPQLDVFSDTCVIAGQNFSEQVRASLTGNDSVCLTVFSDVFSIGNPPQFLSLCDQHEVVSNFSWLPTCHEVRKDPYELTFQVKAFSDSGSWKMLSSFNGSSGPFTHSSSGLIGKTCGEGWDSTTYLWFGKDSTTPRFLLSPVLDLSNGDYVLVFDMLFSTHTGVPNTDCEGPDEPDEGVYVQCSVNGQNWVTLAYFNPAFPVDSPGHASYLIKWNNFSIPIPPTFLSSNVRVRWIQFECTDKDYDHWGIDNVRLLRVSPYKTIEETRFLEVIAPPVQNVTAQAQGHNVLVSWDPASCSNAIGYYVYRKIGPSSFNPAQCETGLPSYLGYVCIDTIYDISQTSYLDNNGGMELPAGNEYCYRIIYWFADGALSKASLEACAQIEPDVPLITHVSVTRTSVLDGKIQIKWIPPLKWDSTAFQPPYRYVLYRMVQDGNEIPISSIEGLNAGAFIDSNLNTTDKKYRYKIHFQSGNGTSNFVDVGISYPAWSVFLKPTSLNKAIFLSWETQVPWLIDYTVIYRKNNQTQQFDSIGQSLTNFFLDTGLLNNKTYCYVVETVGRYTMSGLPVPLRNFSQEVCLMPKDLEPPCPPTLEVKTLCSEIQNQITAYRNPNCNEEDWYGFVLYYKPTLLLDEWQPVDTFNVSNYYHQLQNTVAGCYQLTSIDSSGNESTFSPEICVDIDLCDLYSLPNIFTPNGDGWNDLFCPFPFDFVERIDLHIFNRWGKEVFKTQNPMILWDGKNMYTHQLSPEGVYFYVCDVYEKTLDGLRKRTLRGVIHLYR
- a CDS encoding C25 family cysteine peptidase; the protein is MRRTFLFLCLVSLAHMFFSQAIKVTYFIQKNDSVDIQLEFKSWVLDSIYRNGKLCIVPRFPHFSTILDSGRPSLSSFHPWLIWDEAFPQIRLISVTDTFFYGGFLPAEKKYLTDYEVASIVSIKDTFKSSDSLYPSDIVKIERRTRAFGQNLVQLGIYPFQYDFVNQKWIFHQKIVFRIANRSIKLKQELPSVLLRNIVLNPFMINKSSHTQIEGYLILTRPTFKFLADSFAMWKTLLGYDVRVVSCPGWTAGSVKDSILAYYFKKDFSLSCVLLLGDVEVIPAVYVQDNQGYYYSDFPYTLLEGDDYFPEVFIGRMPASTVAEARSMIRKVMRYEQNPPLQSSYYQKITLVSHFQDDNNDTYEDRRFSQTIEEIASYLEFLGKGINRIYYADATDDPRYWNNDYFSAGEPVPSHLRKPFFPWNGNYYQIRTAINQGTSLLLYRGHGTINGWSKPSFVRS